From Magnolia sinica isolate HGM2019 chromosome 13, MsV1, whole genome shotgun sequence, one genomic window encodes:
- the LOC131222296 gene encoding uncharacterized protein LOC131222296 isoform X3, whose translation MMTMVMTVPPAHHHPTPLYNKRIAFTTPLTYARRLGHLLQLHGSNPLWCPTIVVEPTPRTKTSIKPYLQNPLLNSFSAIAFTSRTGISAFSESLSETETSPLSETGDTFTISALGKDAELIDQGFISKLCKNPDRIRVLIPPISTPEGMAASLGTGSGRRILCPSPLVIDLDEPPVIPDFLRVLTSKGWVPVKVPVYETRWAGPTCGTALMEEEVLDAIVFTSTGEVEGLLKSLRELGFDWGMMRKRWPGLVVATHGPVTASGAESLGVGVDVVSSRFGSFDGVVDALAARWGEFSDVQK comes from the coding sequence ATGATGACGATGGTGATGACTGTACCGCCTGCTCACCACCACCCAACCCCTCTCTACAACAAGCGTATCGCCTTCACGACCCCGCTAACGTACGCCCGGAGGCTAGGTCACCTCCTCCAACTCCACGGCTCGAATCCTCTTTGGTGTCCAACTATAGTCGTCGAGCCCACGCCCCGTACAAAGACCTCCATTAAACCCTACCTACAAAACCCCCTTCTTAACTCTTTCTCTGCTATCGCTTTCACCTCTCGTACCGGTATATCTGCCTTTTCCGAATCCCTCTCCGAAACCGAAACGTCTCCATTATCCGAAACTGGCGATACCTTTACCATCTCCGCCCTGGGAAAAGATGCAGAGCTCATCGACCAGGGCTTCATCTCCAAGCTCTGCAAAAACCCTGACAGAATTAGGGTTTTAATCCCTCCGATATCAACCCCAGAGGGGATGGCCGCATCTCTCGGGACCGGATCGGGCCGTCGGATCTTGTGCCCGTCCCCCCTCGTCATCGATCTCGATGAGCCGCCAGTGATTCCAGATTTCCTCCGTGTTCTGACCTCCAAGGGTTGGGTCCCGGTTAAGGTTCCGGTGTATGAGACGCGATGGGCGGGGCCCACGTGTGGGACGGCGTTGATGGAGGAAGAAGTCCTTGATGCGATCGTGTTCACCAGTACTGGAGAAGTGGAGGGGCTGCTGAAGAGCTTGAGGGAATTGGGGTTTGATTGGggaatgatgaggaagaggtggCCTGGGCTAGTGGTGGCCACGCACGGGCCGGTTACAGCCTCTGGAGCAGAGAGTTTGGGTGTTGGTGTGGATGTCGTGAGTTCAAGGTTTGGGAGCTTTGATGGAGTGGTTGATGCTCTTGCTGCAAGATGGGGGGAATTTTCGGATGTGCAGAAATAA